From the genome of Aspergillus chevalieri M1 DNA, chromosome 8, nearly complete sequence, one region includes:
- a CDS encoding transcription factor domain-containing protein (COG:K;~EggNog:ENOG410Q1CX;~InterPro:IPR036236,IPR013087,IPR007219;~PFAM:PF00096,PF04082;~antiSMASH:Cluster_8.4;~go_function: GO:0003677 - DNA binding [Evidence IEA];~go_function: GO:0008270 - zinc ion binding [Evidence IEA];~go_process: GO:0006351 - transcription, DNA-templated [Evidence IEA]) yields the protein MPTPGDATMVKAARSYQCQRCSRSFARLEHLQRHDRSHTKEKPFVCNDCPKSFTRKDLLARHIRLSHSPSEGPVNHHDVTAAPITPTTTTPLTEEQSAISGTHGPFQPMTNAPAEGAAAALNDPFNAMGPSSLYDGDDFTSFLDSISLPSHPFSVAYQPLPFFPVFTTGDHNNLHSPLDYVPNVSSEKDSAAANDAPTPSRSVLPRHGTHLPSLQPEGSSLQHNKARQPKDFVPVTAQYRDRIVASLRDYANVLPPNPSIPSRHALSRCVTGYFIGFHDHYPFMHIPTFSIDAMTLPLFLSMAALGARYCREPDTSNSLYQVAKVVTLEHIRRQFQSSKVTSQDDQNLLETVQSLLLLTSVSMWFEHNPPFQEALYIRSFMETLARQGGLNYLPDSDGSWESWIQRERVKRTKLIVFCFFNIQTIVFDLPPMILTEEIQLDLPCTEGEWQASNAALWQEECRQRKNEPKFQNALWSLFCRNPGGNEERGALESFTSLGGYVLIHAIIQNIWSMQKTCRMPGSRSQSLSPTEIVAFEQALERWCQCWERNQESSIDPMSPHGPLSFTSAALLRSAYIRLNVDFSSARQLKTWNPRQIAQSLRDNVCVQRSERLTRAALHCAHALSTPIKLGINFVAHTQVVLWSNQHALCSLECAVLLAKWLEVATAPGMYPGGLTEQEAKLLDFVIEMALETKHEASRDWLLENNTRLSATVTRLWARLFTADYIWEMVSLVGQSLNSYADILENESK from the exons ATGCCCACGCCGGGTGATGCCACAATGGTCAAAGCTGCTAGGTCCTATCAGTGCCAGCGATGTTCGCGCTCTTTTGCTCGGCTAGAGCATTTACAACGTCATGATCGTTCGC ATACCAAAGAGAAACCTTTTGTGTGTAACGACTGTCCGAAATCTTTTACGCGCAA GGATCTGTTGGCTCGTCATATCCGTTTATCCCACTCGCCGTCAGAGGGGCCCGTCAATCATCACGATGTTACAGCAGCTCCTATCACGCCAACGACGACTACTCCGTTGACAGAGGAGCAATCCGCAATATCGGGCACTCATGGCCCGTTTCAGCCCATGACCAACGCTCCTGCCGAgggtgcagcagcagcactgAATGACCCATTCAATGCAATGGGTCCGTCGTCTTTGTACGATGGGGATGACTTCACCTCCTTCCTGGATAGCATTTCCCTTCCTAGTCATCCCTTCTCCGTGGCTTATCAACCCCTCCCTTTCTTCCCGGTTTTCACGACCGGCGATCATAACAATCTGCACTCACCTTTAGATTATGTACCGAATGTGTCGTCTGAAAAAGACAGTGCAGCGGCCAACGATGCCCCCACGCCGTCTAGATCGGTGCTTCCCCGACATGGCACACATCTACCGTCTCTTCAGCCGGAGGGGTCATCCCTTCAGCACAACAAGGCTCGTCAGCCGAAGGACTTTGTGCCGGTGACGGCGCAATATCGAGATCGGATTGTTGCATCGCTGCGGGATTACGCGAATGTACTCCCTCCTAATCCGTCTATTCCATCACGGCATGCATTATCAAGATGCGTTACTGGTTACTTTATTGGTTTTCACGACCATTACCCGTTCATGCATATTCCGACATTCAGCATTGATGCTATGACACTGCCGCTATTTCTATCAATGGCGGCACTGGGTGCGCGGTACTGTCGTGAACCCGATACAAGCAATAGTCTGTACCAGGTAGCCAAGGTCGTAACCTTGGAGCACATACGACGACAGTTTCAGTCATCTAAGGTAACCTCCCAGGATGACCAAAACCTATTGGAGACAGTTCAGTCGCTGCTGCTTCTTACATCCGTCTCCATGTGGTTTGAGCACAATCCACCGTTCCAAGAAGCACTGTATATCCGGAGCTTTATGGAGACGCTAGCACGACAAGGCGGATTGAACTATTTACCTGATTCGGATGGCTCGTGGGAGAGTTGGATTCAGCGAGAACGCGTAAAGCGGACGAAGTTGATCGTGTTTTGTTTCTTCAATATTCAGACCATCGTCTTCGATCTCCCTCCAATGATTCTAACAGAAGAAATTCAGTTAGACCTCCCGTGCACTGAAGGCGAATGGCAAGCGAGCAACGCCGCCCTCTGGCAAGAAGAGTGCCGTCAGCGCAAAAACGAGCCCAAGTTCCAGAACGCCTTGTGGTCTCTATTCTGCCGCAACCCCGGTGGAAACGAAGAGCGAGGAGCTCTAGAAAGTTTCACCTCACTCGGCGGCTATGTGCTCATCCACGCCATCATCCAGAATATCTGGTCCATGCAAAAAACATGCCGCATGCCCGGATCGCGGAGCCAGTCGCTTTCTCCCACGGAAATAGTCGCCTTCGAACAAGCACTTGAACGTTGGTGCCAATGCTGGGAACGTAACCAGGAATCCTCGATCGACCCTATGAGCCCTCATGGTCCTTTATCTTTTACCTCAGCTGCTCTACTGCGATCTGCATACATTCGTTTAAATGTGGACTTCAGCTCCGCGCGGCAACTGAAGACGTGGAATCCAAGGCAAATCGCGCAGTCACTCCGCGATAATGTCTGCGTGCAGCGCAGTGAGCGACTCACCCGCGCAGCGCTACACTGCGCACACGCACTAAGCACCCCGATTAAATTGGGTATCAACTTCGTCGCGCACACGCAGGTCGTTCTCTGGTCGAACCAGCACGCCCTGTGCTCATTAGAGTGCGCCGTACTCCTTGCTAAATGGCTCGAGGTTGCCACTGCTCCAGGAATGTACCCTGGTGGATTGACGGAGCAAGAAGCCAAGCTGCTGGATTTTGTTATCGAGATGGCGCTGGAGACAAAACATGAGGCGTCACGCGACTGGTTGTTGGAGAATAACACGAGGCTTAGTGCCACGGTGACCAGGCTATGGGCGAGGTTGTTTACGGCAGATTATATATGGGAGATGGTGAGCCTCGTAGGCCAGTCATTGAACAGTTACGCGGATATACTCGAAAATGAAAGTAAATAG
- a CDS encoding ATP-binding protein (COG:S;~EggNog:ENOG410PPVP;~InterPro:IPR027417), which produces MAAAITSWVLNPIQSLTMSRRRTRKLWCTLSNDLQQSFPIECAADHDDIDTLKKKIWEEIREKIKNTIPHYSDLKLYSPVVQLNHEEKFRIDDGEFLRPRRMITTNPLFPESKDPDVDIVVVVSGDTTTRKRKRSESQATESDLICPREHTVSELAATLDEVNIVHIRGTPASGKTRLSELLRDHYRREGRKAFLITDWVKLNPMDPWGSFVELVKNWDEELQDSPITSFTSTSSEPKHDPSWVLTTNTVILVDEAQKTYSDTVLWNTIFKARQKSFCVYNFRLCLFCSYGSPGTGPDQTFFTPVTLFNKQRISLTPQSQPGSPSIGLFYSKEEFKDVVSRLIRFLSKQKEKFNFDEGALDYIFVLSGGHPGAVESLVNVIFENYRCDIKHRHLRILTEDHVIWFLEDTARVFDKLSRESVDRSFPRIERCTSEVSNILNKITEEGSVPFDLNDADIRFCYQNGWIHRVALDGDDIAVLPSRLHEKYIEYLIGTMSKPLPARFDSLQKLCKEILSKFSIMNLRNSAEGKKMSTASQPRPVEAQYQAEFYRGFVHTAGQGVPISTEWSRTRDGRVDFYIPEKKWAIELLRDHIEVNEHISRFKEGGKYHPWLKEKMVKDWIIIDCATSLPTKEFSEPKLWHAVFANDYSVLQLHNHQKALMMSVHLKN; this is translated from the exons ATGGCCGCTGCCATaaccagctgggtgctcaatccaatccaatctttgacaatgtctcgacggCGTACTCGCAAGTTATGGTGCACTTTATCCAATGATCTTCAGCAGTCATTTCCTATAGAGTGTGCTGCAGACCACGATGATATTGACactctcaaaaagaagatctGGGAAGAAATCAGGGAAAAAATAAAGAATACCATACCTCACTACAGTGATCTCAAGCTCTACAGCCCTGTGGTGCAACTCAATCATGAAGAGAAGTTCaggattgatgatggtgaatttctacgtccacgccgaatgatcacgaccaacccactcttccctgaaagcaaggatccagatgtggatattgttgttgttgtgagcggagATACCACTAcacggaaacggaagcgctctGAATCACAAG CAACAGAGAGCGACCTCATATGCCCTCGGGAACATACAGTGTCAGAACTTGCGGCCACTTTGGAtgaagtcaatatagtccaTATCCGTGGAACCCCAGCCAGCGGCAAAACACGTCTCTCTGAACTTCTGAGGGACCACTATCgcagagagggaagaaaggctTTTTTGATCACAGACTGGGTAAAACTCAATCCCATGGACCCTTGGGGCAGTTTTGTCGAGCTTGTCAAAAATTGGGATGAAGAACTACAAGATTCTCCCATCACTAGCTTTACCTCAACTTCATCGGAACCAAAACATGATCCCTCTTGGGTTTTGACCACAAACACTGTTATTCTCGTGGATGAAGCACAGAAGACTTACAGTGATACTGTGCTCTGGAACACGATCTTCAAAGCGAGACAGAAGTCTTTCTGTGTGTATAattttcgactatgtcttttctgctcttacggCAGCCCAGGcacaggcccagatcaaacattcttcactccgGTTACCCTTTTCAACAAACAACGCATCTCATTGACGCCACAAAGCCAGCCAGGCTCACCATCCATAGGCTTATTTTAcagcaaagaagagttcaaggatgttgtTTCACGATTGATTAGGTTTCTCTCTAAGCAAAAGGAAAAGttcaattttgatgaaggtgctCTGGACTACATATTTGTGCTGTCAGGTGGTCATCCGGGAGCGGTTGAATCCCTGGTCAATGTAATTTTCGAG AACTACCGCTGTGACATCAAGCATAGACATCTTAGAAtcttgacagaagatcatgtcatctggttcctggaggacaccGCCAGGGTCTTTGACAAGCTTAGTAGAGAGTCAGTTGATCGCTCTTTCCCTCGTATAGAGAGGTGCACAAGCGAGGTTTCAAACATATTGAACAAAATTACAGAGGAAGGAagtgttccatttgatctCAATGATGCAGACATCAGGTTCTGTTATCAGAatggttggattcacagggtagctctggatggtgatgatattgcagttctgccatcacgcttacatgaaaa atacattgaatatttgattggcacaatgtcaaaacccctgcctgccagatttgactcactacagaaattatgcaaagagattctcagcaaattctccatcatgaacttgaggaactcagctgagggcaaaaagatGTCAACTGcgtcacaacccagacctgtggaagcACAGTATCAAGCTGAATTCTACAGGGGATTTGTCCATAcagcagggcaaggtgtaccgatatccactgaatggtcaagaaccagggatggtcgagtggatttctatattccagaaaagaaatgggctaTTGAGTTGTTGAGAGATCATATTGAAGTCAATGagcatatctctcgattcaaggagggtggaaaatatcatccctggctgaaggagaaaatggtcaaggattggatcataattgactgtgcgacttctttaccaaccaaag AGTTCTCGGAGCCTAAGCTGTGGCATGCTGTGTTTgccaatgattattctgtaTTGCAGCTACATAACCATCAGAAAGCTCTtatgatgtctgtgcatctaaagaattga